The Streptomyces sp. NBC_00306 sequence GCCACCGCATCGCATGCAGGACGAGCACGCTGTCCTTGACGCGCAGCAGTCCGAGCCGCTCCCGGCCGTGCCACGCGAACTTCGCCACAGCTACCTTGCTGGATCGGCCCAGGGCCTGGCGCAGCAGCTTGTAGGGCTTGGCGGACACCTTGCCGTCGGCTGACAGGTAGTAGCCGTCCGAGATGCGGATCGGATCGATGGTCTCGGAGGGAACGAAGGCGACGATCTCAATGGCCTTCGCCGTGGGCAATGGCATGTTCGCCAGATCCTCATCGGTGATCTCGATCAGCGTGTCCTTGGAGACCTCGAAGCCCTTGCCGATCTCGTCTTCGCGCAGCTGCTTGCCGTCCAGCTCGCAGATTTTCCGGTACCGGATCCGGCCCATGTCTTCGAGGTGGTACTGGTGGAAGCTGATGTTGTGGCTTTCCGTCGCTGGCAGCACCTTGATAGGGATGGTGACCAGGCCGAACGAAATCGCTCCGGACCAGACTGGGCGGGGCATGGCAAACCTCCAGTACAGCCCCGAGATGGCCAGCCTACGGCTGTAGTGGTCAGTGAGCACCTGGCTCCGCAAGAGCTCTACTGACGCGCTGCTGGGCCGGGCTACGTCTAGAACCGTCCGGACCGTCCCTGAAGGAGAGCGTCGGCTATTCCGCCCTCAGAAGGCCGACGGCGGCTCAACGAGCGAGCTGGGATCCGACGGGCACACTGGTCCGTGGTACCCGCCTTCGTGCGTCCAATTCATGGGCGTGAGGGCGCAGGCATATGTGAGGTTGACGTGGTCGGCCTGCGCCTCGCTTCTTCCTGTACGCGCAGGACTATGGAGTGGGGCCCTCGGGTGTGACGGCTCGGGGGCCTCGCCGCAGGGGGCCGGGCAGCAGTTCGGGGCGAGCGTGTTGTCCCCGGCTGGCTTCGGCCCGTCCAGGGTGTGCCCAGCGCAGGCGGTCCTGCGGCCAGTAGTAGAAGCGGGACCGGATCATGAGGGAGCGGTCCAGGTCGACGTGGACGTGATAGACCGTGCGGCCGTCCCGGTATTCGTGCCGGGCTTGTACCCAGGCGTAGCGCCACCGGCCGTTCGCCCGTACGAACATGCCTGGAGCGTGCCCGAGCGGCCACGTCCACACCGTGGGCGGAGGTCCGTGTTCCGGTCGCCACGGTGGTGCTTGCTCCGGCTCGTCGAAGTCCCTCACGTCGGTGTGGCCCTTCCATTCCTGAGGTCCTCTGTGGTCGCGGCGGGATCCCACCCGTAGCGGCGCGCGTAGGCCATCGCCCAGCCGTGCTCGCTGGAACGAACGACCAGCCTTACGGACGCGCGACCGTCGGCATGGCGGTAGCGGTGGGAGGCGTGGCCCCGGTGCCATGCGCCTCCGACCCGGACGTGAACAGCATGAGGGGGGAGGTCCGGCCGGTAGCTCTGGAGCACCTCTTCGCTGTAGCCCGGGTTCGACCGCAATGGCCGGCGTAGCCGAACGGCATCGCCTGGCCGCGGCTGGGACTCGAGCGGGCTGTCCCCGAGCGGACGGAGCTCCATTGCCCCGGGATCGCCCCAGACCCAGGTCTCGCGAAAGGCGACGCCCCGGCCTGTTGGCGAGAGGGTCCAGGAAGCGGATCCGGAAGGCGATCCGGCCGCCCGTGAAGTCGCGGCGCTCGTACGCGCGTCCAGTGCGGTACCGGCCGTCGAGCCGCAGGCCGATCGTGGCGGCCGGCTCCCAGACCGAGACCGAGACCGTCACCGGCTCGGTCAGATCCTCGGCCCCGAGCTCGACCGCATCCTGAGCGAACACAACACGCCGTCCTCGACGCCGTCAGCCGGCACGGCGGAAGGCGGCGGCCGGTCCAACGGTGCCCTGCCCGAACCGTCGGTTGAGCGCGTCGATGACCGGCTCAGTGCGCAGACGCCGATCCCTCAGATCATCCAGACTGAGCTGCTCAACTACCTGACCTGCGTCAACAAGCTGCTCCCCGCGCAGCGCCACGCTGCGGACCCGCGCACGCTGCAGGCCCAAGCCGTCATACATCTCGTAGGCAAGGTCGCGGAGGTCTTCCGTATGGGCGGAGGGACCGAGGGGGACCTGACGGGTACGGGTCAGCTGAGTGCGGTCCGAAAACGTGAGCGACACGGTCAGGGCTTTGGCGGCCTGATCACGGCCGCGGAGACGCTCGCCCAGCTCAACCGCGCAGGACAGCAGTGCCGCACGCAGCACCTCCGGGTCCAGGGTGTCCATCGGGAAACGGCGCAGCACAGATGAGCTGTGCGGCAGGCCGGTCGGCACGATGGCACGGCGGTCGATGCCATGGGCCCGCTCCCACAACAGGCGCCCTGGCTGCCCTCCCAGTACCCGCTGCACCGTGCCCAGGGGCAGGGATGCCAACAGCCCGATGGTGTGGACACCGAACGCGGTGAGCGTCCCAGCCTGCTGCTTGCCGACGCCGTACAGCTCCCCGACCGGCCGCGGATGCAGGAACGCCTCGACGTCACTCCGGCCGGAACCGACAGCATGGATGCCGCAGCCGCTGGTCTCACGCGATGCCATCGCGGCGATCGCCCAGTTCGGCCCCACCCCGATACCCACATCGAGTCCGAACTGCGCCGCCACCTGCGCACGGATCACCCGGGCAAGCCCGGCCGGGTCTCGATTCCAGTAGCGCAGGCTCCCGGATACGTCAGCCACCAAAGCAGAGGGCGGCAGCGACTGCACCACGGGTGTCACGTCCCCGACCAGCTCCAAAACTGCTCGGAAGCAATCCTCATCGGCGACGGCCGGTCGCTCGCTGGGCAGACGCAGGTGCAGCACCGGCGAGCCGGGGCCCAGGTTCTGATCGTGTGCTGGGGTCATGAAGGGCACCTCCCACCACCTACGGTATAGAACACCTATTCGAACATGCATCTGGCCGGGCGCTCGATGTGAGCCGCGCGAAATGTTGTGGTCGTTGCACTTGGCCCGGCTGAGCGTGACGGTTGGCCTGGGCCGTCCGCGGGTGGCGCCCCGCCGATCTGTTCGGCTGCAGCGTCATGGGTTTCTCGTTACTCCACAGCGCGGCCGATGAGTTTGTGGCTCCCGGCCAGTCCAAGCTCGTGACATCCCAGGAAAGGACACCGCCATGTCGGAGCTTCTCGTCGACTTCATCACCTCTCTCGACGGCCACGCATCGGGAGAGGGATGGCCCGGGTTCTGGGGCCTCGAGGGCCCGGAGTACCTCGCATGGCTCGGCGAGCAGCCCGAGGCCACCTACCTGATGGGAGCGAACACCTACCGCCTTATGTCGGGCTTCGCTGCAGGCCAGGTCCCCAATGGCCAAGGCGAGTTCAGGCCC is a genomic window containing:
- the ku gene encoding non-homologous end joining protein Ku; this translates as MPRPVWSGAISFGLVTIPIKVLPATESHNISFHQYHLEDMGRIRYRKICELDGKQLREDEIGKGFEVSKDTLIEITDEDLANMPLPTAKAIEIVAFVPSETIDPIRISDGYYLSADGKVSAKPYKLLRQALGRSSKVAVAKFAWHGRERLGLLRVKDSVLVLHAMRWPDEIRSPQSLAPKPVEVDDSEIEGAIALMEAMGQDDISGFTDHYREALEEVIAAKAAGKQPSPPGKTAQPAGQVVDLMAALNASVQAAKESRGEADEGAQHATVHDMPKKRAAKKTAAAAKKTSAKKQAPAKKTAARPRKRA
- a CDS encoding DinB/UmuC family translesion DNA polymerase → MTPAHDQNLGPGSPVLHLRLPSERPAVADEDCFRAVLELVGDVTPVVQSLPPSALVADVSGSLRYWNRDPAGLARVIRAQVAAQFGLDVGIGVGPNWAIAAMASRETSGCGIHAVGSGRSDVEAFLHPRPVGELYGVGKQQAGTLTAFGVHTIGLLASLPLGTVQRVLGGQPGRLLWERAHGIDRRAIVPTGLPHSSSVLRRFPMDTLDPEVLRAALLSCAVELGERLRGRDQAAKALTVSLTFSDRTQLTRTRQVPLGPSAHTEDLRDLAYEMYDGLGLQRARVRSVALRGEQLVDAGQVVEQLSLDDLRDRRLRTEPVIDALNRRFGQGTVGPAAAFRRAG